A genomic region of Paroedura picta isolate Pp20150507F chromosome 4, Ppicta_v3.0, whole genome shotgun sequence contains the following coding sequences:
- the LOC143836566 gene encoding sodium-dependent lysophosphatidylcholine symporter 1-like isoform X3, whose translation MLAEGGQGDAALARLTPDPEKEPQPVEGWSPLPLHRKVCYAIGGAPYQLTGNALGFFLQIFLLDVVQLEPFHASLILFLGRAWDAVTDPAVGFLVSRSPNRRYGKLIPWIVASTPLGVFFYFLLWFVPSDSLSVSLKFLWYLAMYCFFQTCMSCYHVPYSSLTMFLGGNQRERDSATAYRMSVEVLSTLVGSGIQGQIVGGHHASMRKSCEGENGTLGNGTALLADTLENTRKSYMVAAAVLGSLYCLSCLVLFFGVKEQPGPLSPLGKARLPFFRSLRIILGHRSYARLLCGFLCASLAFQLAQGIFAFFCTHAAGLPGSFQHLVLIMLVVACLSIPVWQWFLVRFGKKTAVFVGLSLITPALVVITLVTHNFLVFAFMVALAGCSLSVLYLLPWSMLPDAVDDFKLRHPTYLNLEPFFYSFYVFFNKFAGGLSLGVSTMSLHFAGYSAKDCTHNRPVILTLRILMAPVPIILLLTSMAVFCSYPINEERRKEIRVEMEASGFSRG comes from the exons ATGCTCGCGGAAGGCGGCCAGGGCGATGCGGCGCTGGCGAGGTTAACCCCGGACCccgagaaggagccgcagcccgtcGAG GGATGGTCTCCTTTGCCCCTGCACCGGAAGGTCTGCTACGCCATCGGGGGAGCTCCGTACCAGCTCACGGGCAACGCGCTCGGATTTTTCCTCCAGATCTTCCTGCTTGATGTCGTGCAG CTGGAGCCCTTCCACGCATCTCTGATCCTTTTCCTGGGGCGAGCCTGGGATGCGGTGACGGACCCAGCTGTAGGATTCTTGGTTAGCAGAAGCCCCAACAGGAGATATGGCAAACTGATCCCCTG GATCGTGGCTTCCACGCCCTTGGGGGTTTTCTTCTACTTCTTGCTCTGGTTCGTTCCTTCTGATTCCCTCTCTGTGTCGCTGAAGTTCCTATGGTACTTGGCCATGTACTGCTTCTTCCAGACCTGCATGAGC TGCTACCATGTGCCGTATTCCTCGCTGACTATGTTCCTGGGAGGGAATCAGAGAGAACGGGATTCTGCCACTGCCTACC GGATGAGCGTGGAGGTCTTAAGCACCCTGGTGGGGTCGGGCATCCAAGGCCAGATCGTGGGCGGCCACCATGCGAGCATGCGGAAGAGTTGCGAGGGGGAGAATGGCACCCTGGGGAACGGCACCGCCCTGCTCGCTGACACGCTGGAGAACACA CGCAAGTCCTACATGGTGGCCGCGGCAGTGCTTGGGTCCCTCTACTGCCtgtcctgcctggtcctcttttTCGGAGTGAAGGAGCAGCCAG GTCCCCTCAGCCCTTTGGGGAAGGCCAGGCTGCCCTTCTTCCGGAGCCTGCGGATCATCCTGGGTCACCGCTCTTACGCCCGGCTTCTTTGCGGCTTCCTGTGTGCCTCTCTGGCCTTCCAG CTGGCCCAAGGGATCTTCGCCTTCTTCTGTACACACGCAGCCGGGCTCCCAGGGAGCTTCCAACACCTGGTGCTCATCATGTTG GTGGTGGCCTGCCTGTCCATCCCCGTCTGGCAGTGGTTCCTGGTCCGGTTTGGGAAGAAAACGGCTGTTTTCGTGGGTCTTTCG CTCATCACCCCGGCTCTTGTCGTGATCACGCTGGTGACCCACAATTTCCTGGTCTTTGCTTTCATGGTGGCTCTCGCCGGGTGCAGCCTCTCGGTTCTCTACCTGTTGCCATG GTCGATGCTTCCAGACGCCGTGGATGACTTCAAGCTCCGCCACCCCACCTACCTGAACCTGGAACCCTTCTTCTACTCCTTCTACGTGTTCTTCAACAAGTTCGCGGGAGGGCTTTCTCTCGGCGTCTCGACCATGAGCTTGCA TTTTGCAGGCTACAGCGCCAAAGACTGCACCCACAACCGCCCGGTGATCCTCACCCTGCGCATTCTGATGGCGCCGGTCCCCATCATCCTGCTGCTGACGTCCATGGCTGTGTTCTGCTCCTACCCCATCAACGAAGAGCGACGGAAAGAGATCCGAGTGGAGATGGAAGCTTCTGG GTTCAGCAGGGGCTGA
- the LOC143836566 gene encoding sodium-dependent lysophosphatidylcholine symporter 1-like isoform X2, whose protein sequence is MLAEGGQGDAALARLTPDPEKEPQPVEGWSPLPLHRKVCYAIGGAPYQLTGNALGFFLQIFLLDVVQLEPFHASLILFLGRAWDAVTDPAVGFLVSRSPNRRYGKLIPWIVASTPLGVFFYFLLWFVPSDSLSVSLKFLWYLAMYCFFQTCMSCYHVPYSSLTMFLGGNQRERDSATAYRMSVEVLSTLVGSGIQGQIVGGHHASMRKSCEGENGTLGNGTALLADTLENTRKSYMVAAAVLGSLYCLSCLVLFFGVKEQPGPLSPLGKARLPFFRSLRIILGHRSYARLLCGFLCASLAFQLAQGIFAFFCTHAAGLPGSFQHLVLIMLVVACLSIPVWQWFLVRFGKKTAVFVGLSLITPALVVITLVTHNFLVFAFMVALAGCSLSVLYLLPWSMLPDAVDDFKLRHPTYLNLEPFFYSFYVFFNKFAGGLSLGVSTMSLHFAGYSAKDCTHNRPVILTLRILMAPVPIILLLTSMAVFCSYPINEERRKEIRVEMEASGRRVQPDIPESGAT, encoded by the exons ATGCTCGCGGAAGGCGGCCAGGGCGATGCGGCGCTGGCGAGGTTAACCCCGGACCccgagaaggagccgcagcccgtcGAG GGATGGTCTCCTTTGCCCCTGCACCGGAAGGTCTGCTACGCCATCGGGGGAGCTCCGTACCAGCTCACGGGCAACGCGCTCGGATTTTTCCTCCAGATCTTCCTGCTTGATGTCGTGCAG CTGGAGCCCTTCCACGCATCTCTGATCCTTTTCCTGGGGCGAGCCTGGGATGCGGTGACGGACCCAGCTGTAGGATTCTTGGTTAGCAGAAGCCCCAACAGGAGATATGGCAAACTGATCCCCTG GATCGTGGCTTCCACGCCCTTGGGGGTTTTCTTCTACTTCTTGCTCTGGTTCGTTCCTTCTGATTCCCTCTCTGTGTCGCTGAAGTTCCTATGGTACTTGGCCATGTACTGCTTCTTCCAGACCTGCATGAGC TGCTACCATGTGCCGTATTCCTCGCTGACTATGTTCCTGGGAGGGAATCAGAGAGAACGGGATTCTGCCACTGCCTACC GGATGAGCGTGGAGGTCTTAAGCACCCTGGTGGGGTCGGGCATCCAAGGCCAGATCGTGGGCGGCCACCATGCGAGCATGCGGAAGAGTTGCGAGGGGGAGAATGGCACCCTGGGGAACGGCACCGCCCTGCTCGCTGACACGCTGGAGAACACA CGCAAGTCCTACATGGTGGCCGCGGCAGTGCTTGGGTCCCTCTACTGCCtgtcctgcctggtcctcttttTCGGAGTGAAGGAGCAGCCAG GTCCCCTCAGCCCTTTGGGGAAGGCCAGGCTGCCCTTCTTCCGGAGCCTGCGGATCATCCTGGGTCACCGCTCTTACGCCCGGCTTCTTTGCGGCTTCCTGTGTGCCTCTCTGGCCTTCCAG CTGGCCCAAGGGATCTTCGCCTTCTTCTGTACACACGCAGCCGGGCTCCCAGGGAGCTTCCAACACCTGGTGCTCATCATGTTG GTGGTGGCCTGCCTGTCCATCCCCGTCTGGCAGTGGTTCCTGGTCCGGTTTGGGAAGAAAACGGCTGTTTTCGTGGGTCTTTCG CTCATCACCCCGGCTCTTGTCGTGATCACGCTGGTGACCCACAATTTCCTGGTCTTTGCTTTCATGGTGGCTCTCGCCGGGTGCAGCCTCTCGGTTCTCTACCTGTTGCCATG GTCGATGCTTCCAGACGCCGTGGATGACTTCAAGCTCCGCCACCCCACCTACCTGAACCTGGAACCCTTCTTCTACTCCTTCTACGTGTTCTTCAACAAGTTCGCGGGAGGGCTTTCTCTCGGCGTCTCGACCATGAGCTTGCA TTTTGCAGGCTACAGCGCCAAAGACTGCACCCACAACCGCCCGGTGATCCTCACCCTGCGCATTCTGATGGCGCCGGTCCCCATCATCCTGCTGCTGACGTCCATGGCTGTGTTCTGCTCCTACCCCATCAACGAAGAGCGACGGAAAGAGATCCGAGTGGAGATGGAAGCTTCTGG ACGTCGAGTCCAGCCTGACATACCGGAGTCAGGCGCCACTTAA
- the LOC143836566 gene encoding sodium-dependent lysophosphatidylcholine symporter 1-like isoform X1 — protein MLAEGGQGDAALARLTPDPEKEPQPVEGWSPLPLHRKVCYAIGGAPYQLTGNALGFFLQIFLLDVVQLEPFHASLILFLGRAWDAVTDPAVGFLVSRSPNRRYGKLIPWIVASTPLGVFFYFLLWFVPSDSLSVSLKFLWYLAMYCFFQTCMSCYHVPYSSLTMFLGGNQRERDSATAYRMSVEVLSTLVGSGIQGQIVGGHHASMRKSCEGENGTLGNGTALLADTLENTRKSYMVAAAVLGSLYCLSCLVLFFGVKEQPGPLSPLGKARLPFFRSLRIILGHRSYARLLCGFLCASLAFQLAQGIFAFFCTHAAGLPGSFQHLVLIMLVVACLSIPVWQWFLVRFGKKTAVFVGLSLITPALVVITLVTHNFLVFAFMVALAGCSLSVLYLLPWSMLPDAVDDFKLRHPTYLNLEPFFYSFYVFFNKFAGGLSLGVSTMSLHFAGYSAKDCTHNRPVILTLRILMAPVPIILLLTSMAVFCSYPINEERRKEIRVEMEASGRRRVQPDIPESGAT, from the exons ATGCTCGCGGAAGGCGGCCAGGGCGATGCGGCGCTGGCGAGGTTAACCCCGGACCccgagaaggagccgcagcccgtcGAG GGATGGTCTCCTTTGCCCCTGCACCGGAAGGTCTGCTACGCCATCGGGGGAGCTCCGTACCAGCTCACGGGCAACGCGCTCGGATTTTTCCTCCAGATCTTCCTGCTTGATGTCGTGCAG CTGGAGCCCTTCCACGCATCTCTGATCCTTTTCCTGGGGCGAGCCTGGGATGCGGTGACGGACCCAGCTGTAGGATTCTTGGTTAGCAGAAGCCCCAACAGGAGATATGGCAAACTGATCCCCTG GATCGTGGCTTCCACGCCCTTGGGGGTTTTCTTCTACTTCTTGCTCTGGTTCGTTCCTTCTGATTCCCTCTCTGTGTCGCTGAAGTTCCTATGGTACTTGGCCATGTACTGCTTCTTCCAGACCTGCATGAGC TGCTACCATGTGCCGTATTCCTCGCTGACTATGTTCCTGGGAGGGAATCAGAGAGAACGGGATTCTGCCACTGCCTACC GGATGAGCGTGGAGGTCTTAAGCACCCTGGTGGGGTCGGGCATCCAAGGCCAGATCGTGGGCGGCCACCATGCGAGCATGCGGAAGAGTTGCGAGGGGGAGAATGGCACCCTGGGGAACGGCACCGCCCTGCTCGCTGACACGCTGGAGAACACA CGCAAGTCCTACATGGTGGCCGCGGCAGTGCTTGGGTCCCTCTACTGCCtgtcctgcctggtcctcttttTCGGAGTGAAGGAGCAGCCAG GTCCCCTCAGCCCTTTGGGGAAGGCCAGGCTGCCCTTCTTCCGGAGCCTGCGGATCATCCTGGGTCACCGCTCTTACGCCCGGCTTCTTTGCGGCTTCCTGTGTGCCTCTCTGGCCTTCCAG CTGGCCCAAGGGATCTTCGCCTTCTTCTGTACACACGCAGCCGGGCTCCCAGGGAGCTTCCAACACCTGGTGCTCATCATGTTG GTGGTGGCCTGCCTGTCCATCCCCGTCTGGCAGTGGTTCCTGGTCCGGTTTGGGAAGAAAACGGCTGTTTTCGTGGGTCTTTCG CTCATCACCCCGGCTCTTGTCGTGATCACGCTGGTGACCCACAATTTCCTGGTCTTTGCTTTCATGGTGGCTCTCGCCGGGTGCAGCCTCTCGGTTCTCTACCTGTTGCCATG GTCGATGCTTCCAGACGCCGTGGATGACTTCAAGCTCCGCCACCCCACCTACCTGAACCTGGAACCCTTCTTCTACTCCTTCTACGTGTTCTTCAACAAGTTCGCGGGAGGGCTTTCTCTCGGCGTCTCGACCATGAGCTTGCA TTTTGCAGGCTACAGCGCCAAAGACTGCACCCACAACCGCCCGGTGATCCTCACCCTGCGCATTCTGATGGCGCCGGTCCCCATCATCCTGCTGCTGACGTCCATGGCTGTGTTCTGCTCCTACCCCATCAACGAAGAGCGACGGAAAGAGATCCGAGTGGAGATGGAAGCTTCTGG CAGACGTCGAGTCCAGCCTGACATACCGGAGTCAGGCGCCACTTAA
- the LOC143836566 gene encoding sodium-dependent lysophosphatidylcholine symporter 1-like isoform X4, with protein sequence MLAEGGQGDAALARLTPDPEKEPQPVEGWSPLPLHRKVCYAIGGAPYQLTGNALGFFLQIFLLDVVQLEPFHASLILFLGRAWDAVTDPAVGFLVSRSPNRRYGKLIPWIVASTPLGVFFYFLLWFVPSDSLSVSLKFLWYLAMYCFFQTCMSCYHVPYSSLTMFLGGNQRERDSATAYRMSVEVLSTLVGSGIQGQIVGGHHASMRKSCEGENGTLGNGTALLADTLENTRKSYMVAAAVLGSLYCLSCLVLFFGVKEQPGPLSPLGKARLPFFRSLRIILGHRSYARLLCGFLCASLAFQLAQGIFAFFCTHAAGLPGSFQHLVLIMLVVACLSIPVWQWFLVRFGKKTAVFVGLSLITPALVVITLVTHNFLVFAFMVALAGCSLSVLYLLPWSMLPDAVDDFKLRHPTYLNLEPFFYSFYVFFNKFAGGLSLGVSTMSLHFAGYSAKDCTHNRPVILTLRILMAPVPIILLLTSMAVFCSYPINEERRKEIRVEMEASG encoded by the exons ATGCTCGCGGAAGGCGGCCAGGGCGATGCGGCGCTGGCGAGGTTAACCCCGGACCccgagaaggagccgcagcccgtcGAG GGATGGTCTCCTTTGCCCCTGCACCGGAAGGTCTGCTACGCCATCGGGGGAGCTCCGTACCAGCTCACGGGCAACGCGCTCGGATTTTTCCTCCAGATCTTCCTGCTTGATGTCGTGCAG CTGGAGCCCTTCCACGCATCTCTGATCCTTTTCCTGGGGCGAGCCTGGGATGCGGTGACGGACCCAGCTGTAGGATTCTTGGTTAGCAGAAGCCCCAACAGGAGATATGGCAAACTGATCCCCTG GATCGTGGCTTCCACGCCCTTGGGGGTTTTCTTCTACTTCTTGCTCTGGTTCGTTCCTTCTGATTCCCTCTCTGTGTCGCTGAAGTTCCTATGGTACTTGGCCATGTACTGCTTCTTCCAGACCTGCATGAGC TGCTACCATGTGCCGTATTCCTCGCTGACTATGTTCCTGGGAGGGAATCAGAGAGAACGGGATTCTGCCACTGCCTACC GGATGAGCGTGGAGGTCTTAAGCACCCTGGTGGGGTCGGGCATCCAAGGCCAGATCGTGGGCGGCCACCATGCGAGCATGCGGAAGAGTTGCGAGGGGGAGAATGGCACCCTGGGGAACGGCACCGCCCTGCTCGCTGACACGCTGGAGAACACA CGCAAGTCCTACATGGTGGCCGCGGCAGTGCTTGGGTCCCTCTACTGCCtgtcctgcctggtcctcttttTCGGAGTGAAGGAGCAGCCAG GTCCCCTCAGCCCTTTGGGGAAGGCCAGGCTGCCCTTCTTCCGGAGCCTGCGGATCATCCTGGGTCACCGCTCTTACGCCCGGCTTCTTTGCGGCTTCCTGTGTGCCTCTCTGGCCTTCCAG CTGGCCCAAGGGATCTTCGCCTTCTTCTGTACACACGCAGCCGGGCTCCCAGGGAGCTTCCAACACCTGGTGCTCATCATGTTG GTGGTGGCCTGCCTGTCCATCCCCGTCTGGCAGTGGTTCCTGGTCCGGTTTGGGAAGAAAACGGCTGTTTTCGTGGGTCTTTCG CTCATCACCCCGGCTCTTGTCGTGATCACGCTGGTGACCCACAATTTCCTGGTCTTTGCTTTCATGGTGGCTCTCGCCGGGTGCAGCCTCTCGGTTCTCTACCTGTTGCCATG GTCGATGCTTCCAGACGCCGTGGATGACTTCAAGCTCCGCCACCCCACCTACCTGAACCTGGAACCCTTCTTCTACTCCTTCTACGTGTTCTTCAACAAGTTCGCGGGAGGGCTTTCTCTCGGCGTCTCGACCATGAGCTTGCA TTTTGCAGGCTACAGCGCCAAAGACTGCACCCACAACCGCCCGGTGATCCTCACCCTGCGCATTCTGATGGCGCCGGTCCCCATCATCCTGCTGCTGACGTCCATGGCTGTGTTCTGCTCCTACCCCATCAACGAAGAGCGACGGAAAGAGATCCGAGTGGAGATGGAAGCTTCTGGGTAA